The proteins below are encoded in one region of Firmicutes bacterium CAG:345:
- a CDS encoding threonine--tRNA ligase (product inferred by homology to UniProt), protein MKLELKDGTIIEKEIGITGLELANSLSKSLAKEAIALKVNGELKDLSLPLENDAKVEIITKNDSEALDILNHSTAHLLAHAVMELYPDSQLAFGPSIEEGFYYDIMFKEPISENDFPKIEKKMHELANKAIKIERVLLTKDEAKQMFKDQKFKLDHLNDIEDPITAYKQDNFADLCRGPHVKHTGLIKHFKLLSLAGAYYKGDQKNEQLTRIYGTSFFSEEDLKKHLQDLEDRKLSDHRRLGKELGLFMLSDYGPGFPFFLPNGMILRRELENFWYDICEKRGYVFVKTPIILSRELWETSGHWANYKDNMYTTKIDDKDYAIKPMNCPGGMLVYANSIHSYRDLPLRVGELGLVHRHEASGALNGLFRVRSFTQDDAHIFLRPDQLEDEIKELLRLYDDVYKVFGLSYYIVLSTRPENKYIGDIETWNRSEAILANCLKESGIDFKINEGDGAFYGPKLDFKLRDSMNRIWQCGTIQLDMNLPERFDLYYIDSDGQKKRPVMLHRAILGSIERFIGIITENFKGAFPTWLSPVQVRVLPVNDEAHGEYANKILKTLKDAGIRVDLDESNEKLGFRIRESQTKKIPYTLVIGNKEVESNTVTYRLYGKEQTVNMGIDEFVNHVLEDIKDKKLVRD, encoded by the coding sequence ATGAAATTAGAACTTAAAGATGGTACAATCATCGAAAAAGAAATTGGAATTACAGGCTTAGAATTAGCTAATAGTCTCTCAAAATCATTAGCTAAAGAAGCTATTGCTCTCAAGGTCAATGGGGAACTTAAAGATTTATCTCTTCCTCTTGAAAATGATGCAAAAGTTGAAATCATCACCAAAAATGATTCTGAAGCTTTAGACATTTTAAATCATTCAACTGCTCATTTATTAGCCCATGCAGTAATGGAGCTTTATCCAGATTCTCAATTAGCTTTTGGTCCATCAATTGAAGAAGGTTTTTATTACGACATTATGTTCAAAGAACCAATTTCTGAAAATGATTTTCCAAAAATCGAAAAGAAAATGCATGAATTAGCAAATAAAGCAATAAAAATCGAAAGAGTTTTGTTGACAAAAGATGAAGCAAAACAGATGTTCAAAGATCAAAAATTCAAACTTGATCACTTAAATGATATCGAAGATCCAATAACTGCCTATAAACAAGATAATTTTGCTGATTTATGCCGTGGTCCTCATGTCAAACATACCGGATTAATTAAACATTTCAAGCTTTTAAGTTTAGCTGGAGCATATTATAAAGGGGACCAAAAAAATGAACAATTAACTAGAATTTATGGTACTTCTTTCTTCAGTGAAGAAGATTTGAAAAAACACTTGCAAGATCTTGAAGATCGTAAGCTTTCCGACCATAGGAGACTTGGCAAAGAACTTGGATTGTTCATGCTCTCTGATTATGGTCCAGGTTTCCCTTTCTTCCTTCCTAATGGTATGATTTTACGCCGTGAACTTGAAAATTTCTGGTACGATATTTGTGAAAAACGTGGCTATGTCTTTGTTAAAACTCCAATTATTTTATCTCGTGAACTTTGGGAGACTTCTGGTCACTGGGCAAATTACAAAGATAATATGTATACTACTAAAATTGATGACAAAGATTATGCCATTAAACCAATGAATTGTCCAGGTGGCATGCTTGTTTATGCAAATAGTATTCATTCTTATCGTGATCTTCCATTAAGAGTAGGTGAACTTGGCCTTGTTCATCGTCATGAAGCCAGCGGTGCTTTAAATGGTTTATTCCGTGTGCGTTCATTCACTCAAGATGATGCTCACATCTTCCTTAGACCTGATCAACTTGAAGATGAAATCAAAGAATTGCTCCGTCTATATGATGATGTTTATAAAGTCTTTGGTCTTTCTTATTACATTGTCTTATCTACTCGTCCAGAAAATAAATATATCGGTGATATTGAAACATGGAATCGTTCTGAAGCAATTTTAGCCAATTGCTTAAAAGAAAGCGGAATCGATTTTAAAATCAACGAAGGTGATGGTGCTTTCTATGGTCCAAAACTTGATTTCAAGCTCCGCGATTCTATGAATCGTATCTGGCAATGTGGCACTATCCAACTCGATATGAATTTACCTGAAAGATTTGATTTATATTATATCGATTCTGATGGTCAAAAGAAACGTCCAGTAATGCTCCATCGTGCAATTTTAGGATCTATCGAAAGATTCATCGGTATTATTACAGAAAACTTCAAAGGTGCTTTCCCAACTTGGTTATCACCAGTTCAAGTACGCGTTCTTCCAGTAAATGATGAAGCACATGGTGAATATGCTAATAAAATTTTAAAGACATTAAAAGATGCTGGTATCAGAGTTGATCTTGATGAATCTAATGAAAAACTTGGTTTCCGTATCCGTGAAAGTCAAACTAAAAAGATTCCTTACACATTAGTTATCGGTAATAAAGAAGTAGAATCTAATACCGTTACTTATCGTCTTTATGGAAAAGAACAAACTGTCAATATGGGTATTGATGAATTTGTCAATCATGTTCTTGAAGATATCAAAGACAAGAAACTTGTTAGAGATTAA
- a CDS encoding unknown (no significant homology to UniProt), with amino-acid sequence MHFTILLAILLFGNVYTIFRSIKYINLLKSENTLAANKLIDVYVAAFFFGTPALAFFMLFSNIFREEEKKINYRSLKVLLVLLIIQAIILGLLFGLNVITY; translated from the coding sequence ATGCATTTTACAATTTTATTAGCTATATTACTTTTCGGAAATGTTTATACAATATTCCGCAGTATTAAATATATTAATCTTTTAAAATCTGAGAACACATTAGCGGCAAATAAATTGATTGATGTTTATGTAGCAGCATTCTTTTTTGGTACTCCCGCCTTAGCTTTTTTCATGTTGTTTAGCAATATTTTTAGAGAAGAAGAAAAGAAAATAAATTATCGTAGTTTAAAAGTTTTACTAGTTTTATTAATTATTCAAGCGATAATATTAGGTCTGTTATTTGGTCTTAACGTTATAACTTATTAA
- a CDS encoding uDP-glucose 4-epimerase (product inferred by homology to UniProt) encodes MSILVLGGAGYIGSHTVKRLIEHGEDVVVADSLLTGHIEAVDKKARFYKGDIRDGEFLDMLFTKEKIDGVIHFAASSQVGESMIKPLKYYDNNLYGTMKLLEKMVEHNIKNIVFSSTAATYGEPKNIPILESDPTIPTNTYGETKLSMEKMMNWVGKAHDLHYVALRYFNAAGASLDSTIGEAHFPETHLIPIILQVALGQRDAISIFGDDYPTKDGTCVRDYIHVTDLADAHILALKYLMNGGKSDVFNLGNGVGFTVKEIIEATREVTGKEIPEVIAPRRSGDPSTLIASSEKAKTVLGWKPELYDIKTIISSAWKWHLSHPHGYDKE; translated from the coding sequence ATGAGTATTCTAGTTTTAGGTGGTGCTGGATATATCGGTTCCCACACAGTCAAAAGACTTATCGAACATGGTGAAGATGTTGTTGTTGCCGATTCTTTATTAACCGGACATATTGAAGCTGTCGATAAAAAAGCTCGTTTTTATAAAGGTGATATTCGTGATGGTGAATTTCTCGATATGTTATTTACCAAAGAAAAAATTGATGGTGTAATTCATTTTGCTGCTTCTAGTCAAGTTGGTGAAAGTATGATTAAGCCATTAAAATACTACGATAATAACTTATACGGAACAATGAAATTGCTCGAAAAAATGGTAGAACACAATATAAAAAATATTGTTTTCTCTTCTACTGCTGCAACATATGGTGAACCAAAAAATATTCCAATATTAGAAAGTGATCCAACAATTCCAACTAACACTTATGGTGAAACTAAATTAAGTATGGAAAAAATGATGAATTGGGTTGGTAAAGCTCATGATCTTCATTATGTTGCACTTCGTTACTTCAATGCAGCTGGTGCTAGCTTAGATTCAACAATTGGTGAAGCTCATTTTCCTGAAACTCATTTAATTCCAATCATCTTACAAGTTGCTTTAGGTCAAAGAGATGCTATTTCTATTTTCGGCGATGACTATCCAACAAAAGATGGAACTTGCGTCCGTGACTACATTCATGTCACCGATCTTGCCGATGCTCATATTCTTGCTCTCAAATATTTGATGAATGGTGGAAAGAGCGATGTCTTCAATCTTGGAAATGGTGTTGGTTTCACAGTTAAAGAAATTATTGAAGCCACACGTGAAGTTACTGGAAAAGAAATTCCTGAAGTTATTGCACCTAGAAGAAGTGGTGATCCTTCCACATTAATCGCTTCAAGTGAAAAAGCTAAAACTGTCCTTGGATGGAAGCCTGAATTATATGATATTAAAACTATTATCTCTTCCGCATGGAAATGGCATTTATCCCATCCACATGGCTACGATAAAGAATAA
- a CDS encoding alpha amylase catalytic domain protein (product inferred by homology to UniProt), whose translation MSMKKNNLKYRNQIIYQVFPRNFSKEGTFSEIIKKLPDIKKLGTDILYLMPINEIGVICRKGVLGSPYSIKDYYEINKEYGDLEDLKRLISATHDQKMKIIIDIVFNHTSRDSVLTKKHPEWFVHNELGNFTNRFGDWSDITDFTYANDEIIKYLTDVLCYYLKLGIDGFRFDVCSVLPEKFYEYCLPILKKLNKNIIMIGESVHPDFRKHILDLGYDVLDEASLYNYFDILYDYDVFPAFQKAMHGEITLSNYMDKIIEQEQKLPMGYVKLRYIENHDMPRIMSYFKNKEASFCGIALIYMLRGMTFLYNGIETLSDHQISLFDKDDIEWDKKEEDVVSFISKLSLLKKDNIYQTGIFNVINLDDDFILIKWSNEEKDLYAFLNLKGIEKNLDIDFLSDGEYQNLLGFENVIIQNKKYKTIRYPQIIEIKNS comes from the coding sequence ATGTCAATGAAAAAGAATAATTTAAAATATAGAAATCAAATAATTTATCAAGTTTTTCCACGAAATTTTTCGAAGGAAGGAACTTTTTCGGAAATTATAAAAAAATTGCCAGACATTAAGAAATTAGGAACAGATATTTTATATTTAATGCCTATTAATGAAATAGGAGTTATTTGTCGAAAAGGTGTTTTAGGTTCTCCATATTCAATAAAAGATTATTATGAAATCAATAAAGAATATGGTGATTTAGAAGATTTAAAAAGATTAATTTCTGCAACCCATGATCAGAAGATGAAAATTATTATAGATATAGTATTTAATCATACTTCTAGAGATTCGGTATTGACAAAAAAACATCCTGAATGGTTTGTTCATAATGAATTGGGAAATTTTACCAACAGATTTGGTGATTGGAGTGATATTACTGATTTTACATATGCTAACGATGAAATTATAAAATATTTGACTGATGTTCTTTGCTATTATCTAAAATTAGGTATCGATGGATTTAGATTTGATGTCTGTTCTGTTTTGCCAGAAAAATTTTACGAATATTGCTTACCAATTTTAAAAAAGTTAAATAAAAATATCATAATGATAGGTGAGTCTGTTCATCCAGATTTTAGAAAACATATTTTAGATTTAGGCTATGATGTTCTAGATGAAGCTTCCCTATATAATTATTTTGATATTCTTTATGATTATGATGTATTTCCAGCTTTTCAAAAGGCTATGCATGGAGAAATAACTCTATCAAATTATATGGATAAAATTATAGAGCAAGAGCAAAAACTACCAATGGGTTATGTCAAACTTCGCTATATTGAAAACCATGATATGCCGAGAATTATGTCCTATTTTAAAAATAAAGAAGCATCTTTTTGTGGTATTGCTTTAATATATATGCTTCGGGGTATGACATTTCTTTATAATGGCATAGAAACATTATCTGATCATCAAATTTCTTTGTTTGATAAAGATGATATTGAATGGGATAAAAAAGAAGAAGATGTTGTTTCGTTTATATCGAAATTGTCTTTATTAAAAAAGGATAATATTTATCAAACAGGAATATTTAATGTAATCAATCTCGATGATGATTTTATTCTTATTAAATGGTCTAATGAAGAAAAAGATTTATATGCTTTTTTAAATCTTAAAGGTATAGAAAAAAATCTTGATATAGATTTTTTATCTGATGGTGAATATCAAAACCTTCTTGGCTTTGAAAATGTTATAATTCAAAATAAAAAATATAAAACGATAAGATATCCGCAAATTATAGAGATAAAAAATAGTTAA
- a CDS encoding enterochelin esterase and related enzymes (product inferred by homology to UniProt): MKFDLKNNKKIKIEQVDDFYQIQYHDKNVEKIKDCSLYEGIFIEPSKDKKFLNYHIEIDRPTYGTIKVVSLTDYKNITYKKENFEKVIQVYVPNNISKDFGLIIMFDSDNLYSIEDLTKYTDSPDDYGSWEVNRTLELVKRKYNKDFIIVGISSKDGYRDQELTFNLPYQEIRKEAKNEISDSFYNGRLDNIGRFITESVIPILIEKFPIDLNYIGIAGASSGGLASFYLSLVYPNIFKFSFVFSPANGVFSDETFIKLYKTMEFKNKNVPYIYYYQGGTGSVESLLYKGNLNFVNNLIQAGYPQEKIESYINESFRHNEIAWRLAFVNAMDWIMNVNEKE; this comes from the coding sequence ATGAAGTTTGATTTAAAAAATAATAAAAAGATAAAAATAGAGCAAGTTGATGACTTTTATCAAATACAATATCATGATAAAAATGTTGAAAAAATCAAAGATTGTTCTTTATACGAAGGTATTTTTATTGAACCTAGTAAAGACAAAAAATTTTTAAATTATCATATTGAAATAGATCGACCAACATATGGTACTATTAAGGTAGTTTCATTAACAGATTATAAAAACATTACATATAAAAAGGAAAATTTTGAAAAGGTTATACAAGTTTACGTTCCGAATAATATTTCAAAAGATTTTGGCTTAATTATTATGTTTGATTCAGATAACCTTTATTCCATTGAAGATTTAACAAAGTATACTGATTCTCCAGATGATTATGGAAGCTGGGAAGTAAATAGAACTTTGGAGTTAGTTAAAAGAAAATATAATAAAGATTTTATTATTGTAGGAATTTCGTCAAAAGATGGATATCGCGATCAAGAACTGACATTTAATCTTCCATATCAAGAGATAAGAAAAGAAGCTAAAAATGAAATTTCTGATAGCTTTTATAATGGAAGATTAGATAATATAGGACGTTTTATAACTGAATCTGTTATTCCTATTTTAATTGAAAAATTTCCAATAGATTTGAATTATATAGGCATTGCAGGAGCATCTTCTGGAGGTTTAGCAAGTTTTTATTTGTCTCTAGTTTATCCAAATATTTTTAAATTTTCTTTTGTATTTTCACCTGCTAATGGTGTATTTAGCGATGAAACATTTATTAAATTATATAAAACGATGGAATTTAAAAATAAAAATGTTCCGTATATTTATTATTATCAAGGAGGAACAGGCTCAGTAGAAAGTTTATTGTATAAAGGAAATTTAAATTTTGTAAATAATTTAATACAAGCGGGATATCCTCAAGAAAAAATTGAAAGTTATATAAATGAGAGTTTTCGCCATAATGAAATAGCTTGGCGTTTAGCTTTTGTAAATGCTATGGATTGGATAATGAATGTCAATGAAAAAGAATAA
- a CDS encoding putative acyl-CoA thioesterase (product inferred by homology to UniProt) yields MKKKIYYFLGSSVTYGFANNGKSFVEVIEKILKCHCVKEAENGTTLTDDDSTSYVERLENKLDKKEKIEGIIVQLSTNDISKNKPLGEVSSSLEKDAFDKKTVLGAIEYIIAYCKEIWNCSVIFYTNPNFNNKKYDFLIDKLYEIKRKWNIEIIDFYNFENMEKLDDDTLKKNMADDIHPNNDGYLWMGNIMAEYLKQKNK; encoded by the coding sequence ATGAAAAAGAAAATATATTATTTTTTAGGATCGTCGGTAACATATGGTTTTGCTAATAATGGAAAATCTTTTGTTGAAGTTATCGAAAAAATTTTAAAATGCCATTGTGTTAAAGAAGCGGAAAATGGTACTACTTTGACCGATGATGATTCAACTTCTTATGTTGAACGCTTGGAAAATAAATTAGATAAAAAAGAAAAAATAGAAGGCATTATAGTTCAACTTTCTACTAATGATATTTCAAAAAACAAACCCTTAGGAGAAGTTTCTTCTTCATTAGAAAAGGATGCATTTGATAAGAAGACAGTTTTAGGAGCAATTGAATATATAATTGCTTATTGCAAAGAAATTTGGAATTGCTCTGTAATTTTTTATACTAATCCTAATTTTAATAATAAAAAATATGATTTTTTGATTGATAAATTATATGAGATAAAAAGAAAATGGAACATTGAAATTATAGACTTTTATAATTTTGAAAACATGGAAAAGTTAGATGATGATACTTTAAAAAAAAATATGGCTGATGACATTCATCCTAATAATGATGGTTATTTATGGATGGGAAATATTATGGCTGAATATCTAAAGCAAAAAAATAAATAA
- a CDS encoding unknown (no significant homology to UniProt), which yields MKYNKLTKQGKKKKSQFFKVAMTASVLLVSSSTALFIPLINSMNQTNEALTAQIEDANKQTEIIQKNNQNRIEEIISEN from the coding sequence ATGAAATACAATAAGTTGACAAAACAAGGTAAAAAGAAAAAAAGCCAATTTTTCAAAGTAGCTATGACTGCTTCAGTTTTACTTGTCTCTAGCTCTACAGCCCTTTTTATTCCTTTAATCAATTCTATGAATCAGACAAATGAAGCTTTAACAGCACAAATTGAAGATGCTAATAAGCAAACAGAAATTATTCAAAAGAATAATCAAAATAGAATTGAAGAAATAATCTCAGAAAATTAA
- a CDS encoding ribosomal RNA small subunit methyltransferase H (product inferred by homology to UniProt), which produces MEQAYNHHVSVMLDEVIEYANLKKNSKVLDMTLGRAGHSSEFLKRIPEGFLYGVDQDKEALTFSEERLSKIGTNFKTIDSNFAEVPELLKEQNIQDFDFIFFDLGVSSPQFDDPKRGFSYRFNAPLDMRMDQNDSSIPTAKYVVNKYDAETLMKALYEFADEKFAKSIVRNIIKSREQKTIETTFELVDIVKKSLPPKELHKDGHPAKKTFLAIRYLVNSEKGAINTGIPAALDLLKVGGRLGVLTFNSYEDGLVKTIFKKATTNEVVDKYLPPIDKPINYKLVTRKPISPTIEEIERNNRSKPAKLRVIERIGK; this is translated from the coding sequence ATGGAGCAAGCTTACAACCATCATGTTTCGGTAATGCTTGATGAAGTTATCGAATATGCCAATTTAAAAAAGAATTCTAAAGTTTTAGATATGACTTTAGGAAGAGCAGGACATAGTTCAGAATTTTTAAAAAGAATCCCAGAAGGATTCTTATATGGAGTTGATCAAGATAAAGAGGCTTTGACATTTTCCGAAGAAAGATTAAGTAAAATTGGAACGAATTTTAAAACAATTGATTCTAATTTTGCAGAAGTTCCAGAATTATTGAAAGAGCAAAATATTCAAGATTTTGATTTTATTTTCTTTGATTTGGGGGTTTCATCTCCTCAATTTGATGATCCAAAAAGAGGATTTTCATATCGTTTTAATGCTCCTTTAGATATGAGAATGGATCAAAATGACTCATCTATTCCAACAGCAAAATATGTTGTTAATAAATATGATGCTGAAACATTGATGAAAGCATTATATGAATTTGCTGATGAGAAATTTGCAAAAAGTATTGTACGCAACATCATAAAATCTCGTGAACAAAAAACGATTGAAACCACATTTGAATTAGTAGATATCGTAAAAAAATCCCTTCCTCCTAAAGAATTGCATAAAGATGGCCATCCAGCAAAGAAAACCTTTTTAGCAATAAGATATCTAGTTAATTCAGAGAAAGGTGCAATAAATACCGGGATTCCTGCCGCCTTAGATTTACTTAAGGTTGGCGGAAGGCTCGGTGTATTAACATTTAATTCTTATGAAGATGGCCTGGTTAAGACAATCTTCAAGAAAGCAACAACCAATGAAGTAGTTGATAAATATCTTCCTCCAATAGATAAGCCAATCAATTATAAATTAGTTACGCGAAAGCCAATTTCTCCAACAATAGAAGAAATTGAAAGAAATAATCGCAGTAAGCCTGCGAAATTAAGAGTGATAGAAAGGATAGGCAAATGA
- a CDS encoding protein MraZ (product inferred by homology to UniProt), with protein MFIGQSYPSFESKKRLVLPAKYRNELGEEFYGLVDFDHCISLYPSSLYQKRAESIDSLDNFSSDNRLLKRLFFGNSCELKIDKVGRVLIPQTILDKAHIKLDKEVILVGVYDHLELWDLETYNEKNNSSDDEKCYEALAERLAAK; from the coding sequence ATGTTCATAGGCCAGTCATATCCAAGCTTTGAAAGCAAGAAAAGATTAGTTCTTCCCGCCAAATATCGCAATGAACTTGGTGAGGAGTTTTATGGACTTGTTGATTTCGACCATTGTATATCCTTATATCCTTCTTCTTTGTATCAAAAAAGAGCAGAAAGCATTGATTCTTTGGATAACTTTTCTAGCGATAATAGATTGTTGAAAAGATTATTTTTCGGAAATTCATGCGAATTAAAAATTGATAAAGTTGGCAGAGTATTAATTCCACAAACAATACTTGATAAAGCTCATATTAAATTGGATAAAGAAGTAATTCTTGTCGGTGTCTATGATCATTTAGAACTATGGGATCTAGAGACATATAACGAAAAGAATAATTCATCTGATGATGAAAAATGTTATGAGGCATTGGCAGAAAGGTTAGCGGCTAAATAA
- a CDS encoding putative uncharacterized protein (product inferred by homology to UniProt) yields the protein MKTISRKFILPLYLFLTFFAFLCSIFSLYVSNNYNKIYNIPKINNCVLNLNDYDINTRKVDYLLNGSWEFYYNQWIVSDNEENKCLGTISLPSHWNDCFDISPNGYASYKLKITNVSNANLSIVLNNFRYSYRAFINGELVVSSGNMSKDKVAPTTGKIDIKRPYEIKNDKKDIDLILENSYNTVGGFYSAPWLTTSSFSDNTNILSNTITTIIILMSGALICLTLILFGLYKGIKKYGYSCLSDFIICLFLMFNQLTSKDGALIFNKLGIFNYQILASFCFLFLLLVFIFSFKKIKVNKIHYFFLVISFLLIALFSFTKWNIIFISLFFIDILFITIYYCFKGKIYFPFPFICLLTFFEFFDYLGFFVFGSECLISLVLFLILLLNTFEILNNINYLAKNNPEIKKAQNKMLVNQIQPHFIFNTLTSIQNLYDEKNENASLAMNEFAKHLRWQIDSINNELVTFEEELDNIFNFINLYSLSKNFNVDVLYDIDYIDFSIPSFSLQPFIENCLKHAGLNEKDNGQIIISTKKENKQIIISINDNGCGFDISKISDKSNGIRNCIERLKYTLNASVDIDSFISKGTNITIKFMDKRNEKNNTSR from the coding sequence ATGAAGACCATATCAAGAAAATTTATCTTGCCTTTATATTTATTTTTAACTTTTTTTGCTTTTCTTTGCAGTATCTTTTCTTTATATGTTTCAAACAATTACAATAAAATTTATAATATACCAAAAATAAACAATTGCGTTTTAAACTTAAACGATTATGATATCAATACAAGAAAAGTTGATTATCTATTAAATGGATCTTGGGAATTTTATTATAACCAATGGATAGTTTCTGATAATGAGGAAAATAAGTGTCTTGGAACTATTTCTCTACCTTCTCATTGGAATGATTGCTTTGATATCAGTCCTAATGGTTATGCCTCATATAAACTTAAAATAACAAACGTCTCAAATGCTAACCTTTCAATAGTTTTAAATAACTTTCGATATTCTTATCGTGCCTTTATTAATGGTGAACTGGTGGTTTCTTCTGGCAATATGTCAAAAGATAAAGTTGCTCCAACTACTGGAAAAATAGATATTAAAAGACCTTATGAAATTAAAAATGATAAAAAAGATATAGATCTTATACTAGAAAATTCCTATAACACAGTTGGTGGTTTTTATAGTGCCCCATGGTTAACCACTTCATCGTTTTCTGACAATACTAATATTTTAAGCAACACAATAACAACAATTATTATTTTGATGAGCGGTGCTTTAATTTGCTTAACTTTAATTCTATTTGGTTTATATAAAGGAATAAAAAAATATGGTTATTCATGTTTAAGTGATTTTATTATTTGTCTCTTTTTAATGTTTAATCAATTAACTTCAAAAGATGGTGCATTAATATTTAATAAATTAGGAATATTCAATTACCAAATTTTAGCTTCTTTTTGCTTTCTATTTTTGTTATTGGTCTTTATCTTTTCTTTTAAAAAAATAAAAGTTAATAAGATTCATTATTTCTTTTTAGTTATATCTTTTTTATTAATTGCCTTATTCTCTTTCACAAAATGGAATATAATTTTTATAAGTTTATTCTTTATCGATATTCTATTTATTACAATATATTATTGCTTTAAAGGAAAGATTTACTTTCCATTTCCTTTCATATGTCTTCTAACATTTTTTGAATTTTTTGATTATCTCGGATTTTTTGTATTCGGAAGTGAATGTTTAATTTCACTTGTTTTATTTTTAATATTGTTGTTAAATACTTTTGAAATATTAAACAACATTAATTATTTAGCAAAAAATAATCCAGAAATTAAAAAAGCTCAAAATAAAATGCTTGTCAATCAAATTCAACCGCATTTTATTTTTAACACTTTAACTTCAATACAAAATTTATATGACGAAAAAAATGAAAATGCATCTTTAGCTATGAATGAATTTGCTAAGCATCTACGCTGGCAAATAGATTCTATAAATAATGAATTAGTTACATTTGAAGAAGAATTAGATAATATTTTTAATTTCATCAATCTTTATAGTCTGAGTAAAAATTTTAATGTTGATGTTCTATATGATATTGATTATATTGATTTTTCCATTCCTTCTTTTTCTCTTCAACCTTTTATTGAAAACTGTTTGAAACATGCTGGTTTAAATGAGAAAGATAATGGCCAAATAATCATATCCACAAAAAAAGAAAACAAACAAATTATCATTAGTATCAATGATAATGGATGTGGATTTGATATTTCTAAAATATCAGATAAGTCAAATGGAATAAGAAATTGTATTGAAAGACTTAAATACACATTAAATGCATCTGTTGACATTGATTCATTTATTTCGAAAGGAACAAATATAACAATAAAATTTATGGATAAAAGAAATGAAAAAAATAATACTAGTAGATGA
- a CDS encoding putative uncharacterized protein (product inferred by homology to UniProt), whose translation MKKIILVDDELSSIQKMISMLIDQYDLSFCMLKEDPLKAIEYIRNFDVSAAFLDINMPLINGINLAEKLIHINSNIKIIFITGYYYDKKYLEQKFKNNLLSIIEKPFTKEEFKKILDAINGDLSNYFLHTFGNFDLLNNNSPLNFYSKKSKELLALLVDRNGINVTMDEAICALWPDLDIDKSKILYRDAVWKLRKALKENNLENLVTFQRALLHINKIIPCDYWDFLKGNRKKFNGFYLSSYDWSLDTQNYLNSLIEY comes from the coding sequence ATGAAAAAAATAATACTAGTAGATGATGAATTATCTTCAATTCAAAAAATGATATCTATGCTGATTGATCAATATGATTTATCTTTTTGCATGCTTAAAGAAGATCCTTTAAAAGCTATCGAATACATCAGAAATTTTGATGTTAGCGCTGCATTTTTAGACATAAATATGCCTTTGATAAACGGAATTAATTTAGCTGAAAAATTAATTCATATAAATTCTAATATTAAAATAATTTTTATAACTGGATATTATTACGATAAAAAATATTTGGAGCAGAAATTCAAAAATAATTTATTGTCTATTATTGAAAAACCTTTTACAAAAGAAGAATTTAAAAAAATATTAGATGCAATTAATGGTGATCTTAGCAATTATTTTTTACACACTTTCGGAAACTTCGATTTATTAAACAATAATTCTCCTTTGAATTTCTATTCAAAAAAAAGCAAAGAATTGCTTGCACTTCTTGTCGATAGAAATGGTATAAATGTTACAATGGACGAAGCTATTTGTGCATTATGGCCAGATTTAGATATTGATAAAAGTAAAATTCTCTATCGCGATGCAGTCTGGAAACTAAGAAAAGCTTTAAAAGAAAATAATCTTGAAAATCTAGTTACTTTCCAAAGGGCTCTTTTACATATCAACAAAATCATTCCATGTGATTATTGGGATTTTTTAAAAGGAAATAGAAAAAAATTCAATGGTTTCTATTTATCTAGTTATGATTGGTCGTTAGATACTCAAAATTATTTAAATAGCCTAATTGAATATTAG